From the genome of Miscanthus floridulus cultivar M001 chromosome 10, ASM1932011v1, whole genome shotgun sequence, one region includes:
- the LOC136485203 gene encoding increased DNA methylation 1-like, translating to MKLAVVLGVLNECFNPVKDGWTRIDMLHQAVYSLGSEFKWLSYEGLYTMVLKKHGEIVSAAIAESWTGIQDENCHMFLPRQLHKLNWTARFLLIGHFKKID from the exons ATGAAGCTTGCGGTGGTGCTCGGCGTGCTCAATGAGTGCTTCAACCCAGTGAAGGATGGGTGGACAAGGATTGACATGCTCCACCAAGCTGTGTATAGCCTTGG GTCTGAATTTAAATGGCTAAGCTACGAAGGGTTGTACACCATGGTTCTGAAGAAGCATGGAGAGATCGTTTCAGCAGCCATTGCTGAG AGTTGGACCGGTATACAAGATGAGAATTGTCACATGTTTCTTCCAAGACAATTACATAAATTAAACTGGACTGCACGCTTCCTTTTGATTG GTCACTTCAAGAAAATAGACTGA